The Temnothorax longispinosus isolate EJ_2023e chromosome 7, Tlon_JGU_v1, whole genome shotgun sequence genome contains a region encoding:
- the LOC139815708 gene encoding probable chitinase 10 isoform X3, translating into MVRTVAASAEGHAVDRFRGEAGCSAKEIAVVAPDNDSVGDSSTQCSDVIDDDNEEKEESGAGGWIMNPLVSSTIVQQHQAFATTSGDVILPNPDPSNFGDISVENSTGVRVGNKTIYKCPVTINQFVYTNPTPNPNQDQDAIELISPSDDISDLSTSQDNETPNKSIFLQNTELNKVTQWLWTWKRAVLSCVITLILLAVVVPISVHQTASVSPEIPTSSLEDPDKVSPLSGYYKVVCYFTNWAWYRRGIGRYLPEHIDHTLCTHIVYGFAVLDYSELAIMANDSWADYDNRFYERVVAYKKRGLKVLLALGGWNDSAGDKYSRLVNSPSARKKFINHAIQFIEKYGFDGLDLDWEYPVCWQANCNKGPDSDKESFAAILRELSAEFKPKGLLLSAAVSPDMQVIDKGYDVPALAKYLDWITVMASDYHGEWDKRTGHVAPLYYHPDDEMYYDEMYYLNANYSINYWISKGAPPRSIVMGTPLYGRSFSLAASSVHGLNAPTYDGGEAGEATNETGFLSYYEICERTLKKGWTVVQDKDRRIGPYAYKGLQWVSFDDAQQIKLKAELIKKLGLGGGSVWALDLDDFNNRCGCEPSPLLRTMNRVLRNYPKGPLCPITEVNDPWYLVAHGAPVSPTSHQQQPRLQRRLNQTLTIPLRSKPVYYPRQIAEDIYSYCTKTTAPSIICATLARSRNSPVHLDSTGTKTDATTRRTPSAIPLNVKTYRDE; encoded by the exons ATGGTGCGTACTGTTGCGGCGTCTGCCGAAGGTCATGCGGTCGACAGGTTTCGCGGTGAGGCTGGATGTTCGGCGAAGGAAATCGCGGTCGTAGCTCCGGACAATGATAGCGTTGGAGATTCCTCTACGCAGTGCAGTGACGTTATAGATGACGACAATGAAGAAAAGGAGGAAAGCGGCGCCGGCGGCTGGATCATGAATCCGCTGGTATCGTCGACCATCGTTCAGCAGCACCAAGCGTTTGCCACCACAAGTGGCGATGTCATCCTACCGAATCCCGATCCGTCGAACTTCGGCGACATTTCCGTGGAGAACTCGACAGGAGTGCGTGTGGGTAATAAGACCATCTACAAATGTCCGGTTACCATAAACCAATTCGTATACACGAATCCTACTCCGAATCCGAATCAGGATCAGGATGCCATTGAACTTATCAGCCCCTCCGACGATATCTCGGATTTGTCGACGAGTCAGGACAACGAAACTccaaataaatcaatttttctacaaaatactGAATTAAATAAAG tGACGCAATGGCTCTGGACGTGGAAACGTGCGGTTTTATCGTGCGTTATAACTTTAATACTTCTAGCTGTTGTAGTACCTATATCGGTTCACCAGACCGCATCGGTCTCCCCGGAAATTCCAACCTCATCGCTCGAGG ATCCCGACAAGGTATCCCCGTTATCCGGCTACTACAAGGTTGTGTGCTACTTCACAAATTGGGCCTGGTACCGTCGTGGAATCGGCCGTTATTTGCCGGAACACATCGATCACACTCTTTGCACGCATATCGTGTACGGCTTCGCAGTGCTAGATTATTCCGAGCTGGCGATTATGGCGAACGACTCCTGGGCGGACTACGACAATCGTTTCTACGAGCGGGTGGTAGCGTATAAAAAGCGGGGTCTTAAGGTGCTCCTCGCGCTGGGCGGATGGAATGACTCCGCCGGCGACAAGTACAGCCGATTGGTGAATAGTCCATCCGCTAGGAAGAAATTCATCAATCATGCCATTCAGTTTATCGAAAAATACGGTTTTGATGGATTGGACTTGGATTGGGAGTATCCTGTTTGCTGGCAG GCAAATTGCAACAAGGGTCCAGATTCGGATAAAGAGAGCTTTGCAGCTATATTGCGGGAATTAAGCGCTGAATTCAAGCCAAAAGGATTGCTTCTCTCGGCAGCGGTCTCGCCGGACATGCAGGTGATTGACAAGGGCTACGACGTCCCGGCGTTGGCCAAGTATTTGGACTGGATCACCGTCATGGCGTCTGACTATCACGGAGAATGGGACAAACGTACCGGTCATGTTGCGCCTTTATATTATCATCCGGACGATGAGATGTACTACGATGAGATGTACTACTTGAACGCTAACTATTCGATCAACTATTGGATCTCGAAGGGTGCACCACCCAGGAGCATTGTTATGGGCACCCCATTGTACGGCCGATCATTTTCACTTGCGGCGAGTAGCGTACACGGATTAAACGCGCCAACCTATGACGGCGGCGAAGCTGGAGAGGCGACCAATGAAACAGGCTTCTTGTCATATTACGAG ATATGTGAAAGAACGTTGAAGAAGGGATGGACAGTCGTTCAGGATAAAGACAGAAGAATCGGCCCTTATGCCTACAAAGGTCTTCAGTGGGTGAGCTTCGACGACGCTCAACAAATTAAACTGAAGGCAGAACTGATCAAGAAACTTGGTCTTGGCGGTGGTAGTGTTTGGGCCTTAGATCTGGACGACTTCAACAATAGATGCGGCTGCGAGCCTAGTCCGCTATTGAGAACAATGAATCGAGTTTTGAGAAATTATCCGAAGGGCCCGCTGTGTCCCATTACAGAAG TCAATGACCCATGGTACCTCGTGGCTCATggtgccccggtctcccctacatcCCACCAGCAACAACCCCGACTACAACGACGATTGAATCAGACATTGACGATACCATTGAGATCGAAGCCAGTCTACTACCCGCGGCAGATTGCGGAGGACATTTATTCATACTGCACAAAAACGACTGCACCAAGTATTATCTGTGCAACTTTGGCAAGATCTCGGAACAGTCCTGTCCACCTGGACTCTACTGGAACGAAAACCGATGCGACTACCCGGAGAACACCAAGTGCAATACCACTCAACGTCAAGACGTATCGCGATGAATAG
- the LOC139815708 gene encoding probable chitinase 10 isoform X7 — protein MVRTVAASAEGHAVDRFRGEAGCSAKEIAVVAPDNDSVGDSSTQCSDVIDDDNEEKEESGAGGWIMNPLVSSTIVQQHQAFATTSGDVILPNPDPSNFGDISVENSTGVRVGNKTIYKCPVTINQFVYTNPTPNPNQDQDAIELISPSDDISDLSTSQDNETPNKSIFLQNTELNKVTQWLWTWKRAVLSCVITLILLAVVVPISVHQTASVSPEIPTSSLEDPDKVSPLSGYYKVVCYFTNWAWYRRGIGRYLPEHIDHTLCTHIVYGFAVLDYSELAIMANDSWADYDNRFYERVVAYKKRGLKVLLALGGWNDSAGDKYSRLVNSPSARKKFINHAIQFIEKYGFDGLDLDWEYPVCWQANCNKGPDSDKESFAAILRELSAEFKPKGLLLSAAVSPDMQVIDKGYDVPALAKYLDWITVMASDYHGEWDKRTGHVAPLYYHPDDEMYYDEMYYLNANYSINYWISKGAPPRSIVMGTPLYGRSFSLAASSVHGLNAPTYDGGEAGEATNETGFLSYYEICERTLKKGWTVVQDKDRRIGPYAYKGLQWVSFDDAQQIKLKAELIKKLGLGGGSVWALDLDDFNNRCGCEPSPLLRTMNRVLRNYPKGPLCPITEVFFRRR, from the exons ATGGTGCGTACTGTTGCGGCGTCTGCCGAAGGTCATGCGGTCGACAGGTTTCGCGGTGAGGCTGGATGTTCGGCGAAGGAAATCGCGGTCGTAGCTCCGGACAATGATAGCGTTGGAGATTCCTCTACGCAGTGCAGTGACGTTATAGATGACGACAATGAAGAAAAGGAGGAAAGCGGCGCCGGCGGCTGGATCATGAATCCGCTGGTATCGTCGACCATCGTTCAGCAGCACCAAGCGTTTGCCACCACAAGTGGCGATGTCATCCTACCGAATCCCGATCCGTCGAACTTCGGCGACATTTCCGTGGAGAACTCGACAGGAGTGCGTGTGGGTAATAAGACCATCTACAAATGTCCGGTTACCATAAACCAATTCGTATACACGAATCCTACTCCGAATCCGAATCAGGATCAGGATGCCATTGAACTTATCAGCCCCTCCGACGATATCTCGGATTTGTCGACGAGTCAGGACAACGAAACTccaaataaatcaatttttctacaaaatactGAATTAAATAAAG tGACGCAATGGCTCTGGACGTGGAAACGTGCGGTTTTATCGTGCGTTATAACTTTAATACTTCTAGCTGTTGTAGTACCTATATCGGTTCACCAGACCGCATCGGTCTCCCCGGAAATTCCAACCTCATCGCTCGAGG ATCCCGACAAGGTATCCCCGTTATCCGGCTACTACAAGGTTGTGTGCTACTTCACAAATTGGGCCTGGTACCGTCGTGGAATCGGCCGTTATTTGCCGGAACACATCGATCACACTCTTTGCACGCATATCGTGTACGGCTTCGCAGTGCTAGATTATTCCGAGCTGGCGATTATGGCGAACGACTCCTGGGCGGACTACGACAATCGTTTCTACGAGCGGGTGGTAGCGTATAAAAAGCGGGGTCTTAAGGTGCTCCTCGCGCTGGGCGGATGGAATGACTCCGCCGGCGACAAGTACAGCCGATTGGTGAATAGTCCATCCGCTAGGAAGAAATTCATCAATCATGCCATTCAGTTTATCGAAAAATACGGTTTTGATGGATTGGACTTGGATTGGGAGTATCCTGTTTGCTGGCAG GCAAATTGCAACAAGGGTCCAGATTCGGATAAAGAGAGCTTTGCAGCTATATTGCGGGAATTAAGCGCTGAATTCAAGCCAAAAGGATTGCTTCTCTCGGCAGCGGTCTCGCCGGACATGCAGGTGATTGACAAGGGCTACGACGTCCCGGCGTTGGCCAAGTATTTGGACTGGATCACCGTCATGGCGTCTGACTATCACGGAGAATGGGACAAACGTACCGGTCATGTTGCGCCTTTATATTATCATCCGGACGATGAGATGTACTACGATGAGATGTACTACTTGAACGCTAACTATTCGATCAACTATTGGATCTCGAAGGGTGCACCACCCAGGAGCATTGTTATGGGCACCCCATTGTACGGCCGATCATTTTCACTTGCGGCGAGTAGCGTACACGGATTAAACGCGCCAACCTATGACGGCGGCGAAGCTGGAGAGGCGACCAATGAAACAGGCTTCTTGTCATATTACGAG ATATGTGAAAGAACGTTGAAGAAGGGATGGACAGTCGTTCAGGATAAAGACAGAAGAATCGGCCCTTATGCCTACAAAGGTCTTCAGTGGGTGAGCTTCGACGACGCTCAACAAATTAAACTGAAGGCAGAACTGATCAAGAAACTTGGTCTTGGCGGTGGTAGTGTTTGGGCCTTAGATCTGGACGACTTCAACAATAGATGCGGCTGCGAGCCTAGTCCGCTATTGAGAACAATGAATCGAGTTTTGAGAAATTATCCGAAGGGCCCGCTGTGTCCCATTACAGAAG tattttttaggcgtcgataa
- the LOC139815708 gene encoding probable chitinase 10 isoform X4, with the protein MVRTVAASAEGHAVDRFRGEAGCSAKEIAVVAPDNDSVGDSSTQCSDVIDDDNEEKEESGAGGWIMNPLVSSTIVQQHQAFATTSGDVILPNPDPSNFGDISVENSTGVRVGNKTIYKCPVTINQFVYTNPTPNPNQDQDAIELISPSDDISDLSTSQDNETPNKSIFLQNTELNKVTPWSWTWKRAVLSCVITLILLAVVMSITVHFTHKSDASVSSEISISSLDAIIDPDKVSPLSDYYKVVCYFTNWAWYRPGIGRYMPENINHTLCTHIVYGFAHLDYSELVIKVKDSETDYDNHFYKRVVAYKERGLKVLLALGGWEDSAGGKYSRLVNSPSARKKFINQTIEFIEKYGFDGLDLFWEYPVCWQANCNKGPDSDKENFAAILRELKAKFKKKKLLLSAAVSSDMQVIDKGYDVPALAKYLDWITVMASEYHGYWDERTGHVAPLYYHPDDEKYYDEMYYLNANYSINYWISKGAPPRSIVMGTPLYGRSFSLANKNVHGLNAPTYGGGKAGEVTNETGFLSYYEICERTLKKGWTVVQDKDRRIGPYAYKDDQWVSFDDAQQIKLKAELIKKLGLGGGSVMALDLDDFNNRCGCEPYPLLRTMNRVLRNYQKGPLCPITEGAVVIDVSQTDIESTTTTKRPMYESTTSSRPI; encoded by the exons ATGGTGCGTACTGTTGCGGCGTCTGCCGAAGGTCATGCGGTCGACAGGTTTCGCGGTGAGGCTGGATGTTCGGCGAAGGAAATCGCGGTCGTAGCTCCGGACAATGATAGCGTTGGAGATTCCTCTACGCAGTGCAGTGACGTTATAGATGACGACAATGAAGAAAAGGAGGAAAGCGGCGCCGGCGGCTGGATCATGAATCCGCTGGTATCGTCGACCATCGTTCAGCAGCACCAAGCGTTTGCCACCACAAGTGGCGATGTCATCCTACCGAATCCCGATCCGTCGAACTTCGGCGACATTTCCGTGGAGAACTCGACAGGAGTGCGTGTGGGTAATAAGACCATCTACAAATGTCCGGTTACCATAAACCAATTCGTATACACGAATCCTACTCCGAATCCGAATCAGGATCAGGATGCCATTGAACTTATCAGCCCCTCCGACGATATCTCGGATTTGTCGACGAGTCAGGACAACGAAACTccaaataaatcaatttttctacaaaatactGAATTAAATAAAG tGACACCGTGGTCCTGGACGTGGAAACGTGCGGTTTTATCGTGCGTTATAACTTTAATACTTCTAGCTGTTGTAATGTCCATAACTGTACATTTCACTCATAAATCAGACGCATCGGTCTCCTCGGAAATTTCAATCTCATCGCTCGATG CAATTATAGATCCCGACAAGGTATCCCCGTTATCCGACTACTACAAGGTTGTGTGCTACTTCACAAATTGGGCCTGGTACCGTCCTGGAATCGGCCGTTACATGCCGGAAAACATCAATCACACTCTATGCACGCATATAGTGTACGGCTTTGCACACCTAGATTATTCCGAGCTGGTGATTAAGGTGAAAGACTCCGAGACGGACTACGACAATCATTTCTACAAGCGGGTGGTAGCGTATAAAGAGCGGGGTCTTAAGGTCCTCCTCGCGCTGGGCGGATGGGAAGACTCCGCCGGCGGCAAGTACAGCCGATTGGTGAATAGTCCATCCGCTAGGAAGAAATTCATCAATCAAACCATTGAGTTTATCGAAAAATACGGCTTTGACGGATTGGACTTGTTTTGGGAGTATCCTGTTTGCTGGCAG GCAAATTGCAACAAGGGTCCAGATTCGGATAAAGAGAACTTTGCAGCTATATTGCGGGAATTAAAAGctaaattcaagaaaaaaaaattgcttctcTCGGCAGCGGTCTCGTCGGACATGCAGGTGATTGACAAGGGCTACGACGTCCCGGCGTTGGCCAAGTATTTGGACTGGATCACCGTCATGGCGTCTGAATATCACGGATATTGGGACGAACGTACCGGTCATGTTGCGCCTTTATATTATCATCCGGACGATGAGAAGTACTACGATGAGATGTACTACTTGAACGCTAACTATTCGATTAACTATTGGATCTCGAAGGGTGCACCACCCAGGAGCATTGTTATGGGCACCCCATTGTACGGCCGATCATTTTCACTTGCGAATAAAAACGTACACGGATTAAACGCGCCAACCTATGGCGGCGGCAAAGCTGGAGAGGTAACCAATGAAACAGGCTTCTTGTCATATTACGAG ATATGTGAAAGAACGTTGAAGAAGGGATGGACAGTCGTTCAGGATAAAGACAGAAGAATCGGCCCTTATGCCTACAAAGATGATCAGTGGGTGAGCTTCGACGACGCTCAACAAATTAAACTGAAGGCAGAACTGATCAAGAAACTTGGTCTTGGCGGTGGTAGTGTTATGGCCTTAGATCTGGACGACTTTAACAACAGATGCGGCTGCGAGCCCTATCCGCTATTGAGAACAATGAATCGAGTTTTGAGAAATTATCAGAAGGGCCCGCTGTGTCCCATTACAGAAG GAGCGGTTGTAATCGACGTCAGCCAAACCGACATTGAATCCACAACTACTACAAAACGTCCAATGTACGAATCCACTACATCATCAAGACCAATATAG
- the LOC139815708 gene encoding probable chitinase 10 isoform X5, whose product MVRTVAASAEGHAVDRFRGEAGCSAKEIAVVAPDNDSVGDSSTQCSDVIDDDNEEKEESGAGGWIMNPLVSSTIVQQHQAFATTSGDVILPNPDPSNFGDISVENSTGVRVGNKTIYKCPVTINQFVYTNPTPNPNQDQDAIELISPSDDISDLSTSQDNETPNKSIFLQNTELNKVTPWSWTWKRAVLSCVITLILLAVVMSITVHFTHKSDASVSSEISISSLDDPDKVSPLSDYYKVVCYFTNWAWYRPGIGRYMPENINHTLCTHIVYGFAHLDYSELVIKVKDSETDYDNHFYKRVVAYKERGLKVLLALGGWEDSAGGKYSRLVNSPSARKKFINQTIEFIEKYGFDGLDLFWEYPVCWQANCNKGPDSDKENFAAILRELKAKFKKKKLLLSAAVSSDMQVIDKGYDVPALAKYLDWITVMASEYHGYWDERTGHVAPLYYHPDDEKYYDEMYYLNANYSINYWISKGAPPRSIVMGTPLYGRSFSLANKNVHGLNAPTYGGGKAGEVTNETGFLSYYEICERTLKKGWTVVQDKDRRIGPYAYKDDQWVSFDDAQQIKLKAELIKKLGLGGGSVMALDLDDFNNRCGCEPYPLLRTMNRVLRNYQKGPLCPITEGAVVIDVSQTDIESTTTTKRPMYESTTSSRPI is encoded by the exons ATGGTGCGTACTGTTGCGGCGTCTGCCGAAGGTCATGCGGTCGACAGGTTTCGCGGTGAGGCTGGATGTTCGGCGAAGGAAATCGCGGTCGTAGCTCCGGACAATGATAGCGTTGGAGATTCCTCTACGCAGTGCAGTGACGTTATAGATGACGACAATGAAGAAAAGGAGGAAAGCGGCGCCGGCGGCTGGATCATGAATCCGCTGGTATCGTCGACCATCGTTCAGCAGCACCAAGCGTTTGCCACCACAAGTGGCGATGTCATCCTACCGAATCCCGATCCGTCGAACTTCGGCGACATTTCCGTGGAGAACTCGACAGGAGTGCGTGTGGGTAATAAGACCATCTACAAATGTCCGGTTACCATAAACCAATTCGTATACACGAATCCTACTCCGAATCCGAATCAGGATCAGGATGCCATTGAACTTATCAGCCCCTCCGACGATATCTCGGATTTGTCGACGAGTCAGGACAACGAAACTccaaataaatcaatttttctacaaaatactGAATTAAATAAAG tGACACCGTGGTCCTGGACGTGGAAACGTGCGGTTTTATCGTGCGTTATAACTTTAATACTTCTAGCTGTTGTAATGTCCATAACTGTACATTTCACTCATAAATCAGACGCATCGGTCTCCTCGGAAATTTCAATCTCATCGCTCGATG ATCCCGACAAGGTATCCCCGTTATCCGACTACTACAAGGTTGTGTGCTACTTCACAAATTGGGCCTGGTACCGTCCTGGAATCGGCCGTTACATGCCGGAAAACATCAATCACACTCTATGCACGCATATAGTGTACGGCTTTGCACACCTAGATTATTCCGAGCTGGTGATTAAGGTGAAAGACTCCGAGACGGACTACGACAATCATTTCTACAAGCGGGTGGTAGCGTATAAAGAGCGGGGTCTTAAGGTCCTCCTCGCGCTGGGCGGATGGGAAGACTCCGCCGGCGGCAAGTACAGCCGATTGGTGAATAGTCCATCCGCTAGGAAGAAATTCATCAATCAAACCATTGAGTTTATCGAAAAATACGGCTTTGACGGATTGGACTTGTTTTGGGAGTATCCTGTTTGCTGGCAG GCAAATTGCAACAAGGGTCCAGATTCGGATAAAGAGAACTTTGCAGCTATATTGCGGGAATTAAAAGctaaattcaagaaaaaaaaattgcttctcTCGGCAGCGGTCTCGTCGGACATGCAGGTGATTGACAAGGGCTACGACGTCCCGGCGTTGGCCAAGTATTTGGACTGGATCACCGTCATGGCGTCTGAATATCACGGATATTGGGACGAACGTACCGGTCATGTTGCGCCTTTATATTATCATCCGGACGATGAGAAGTACTACGATGAGATGTACTACTTGAACGCTAACTATTCGATTAACTATTGGATCTCGAAGGGTGCACCACCCAGGAGCATTGTTATGGGCACCCCATTGTACGGCCGATCATTTTCACTTGCGAATAAAAACGTACACGGATTAAACGCGCCAACCTATGGCGGCGGCAAAGCTGGAGAGGTAACCAATGAAACAGGCTTCTTGTCATATTACGAG ATATGTGAAAGAACGTTGAAGAAGGGATGGACAGTCGTTCAGGATAAAGACAGAAGAATCGGCCCTTATGCCTACAAAGATGATCAGTGGGTGAGCTTCGACGACGCTCAACAAATTAAACTGAAGGCAGAACTGATCAAGAAACTTGGTCTTGGCGGTGGTAGTGTTATGGCCTTAGATCTGGACGACTTTAACAACAGATGCGGCTGCGAGCCCTATCCGCTATTGAGAACAATGAATCGAGTTTTGAGAAATTATCAGAAGGGCCCGCTGTGTCCCATTACAGAAG GAGCGGTTGTAATCGACGTCAGCCAAACCGACATTGAATCCACAACTACTACAAAACGTCCAATGTACGAATCCACTACATCATCAAGACCAATATAG
- the LOC139815708 gene encoding probable chitinase 10 isoform X6: MVRTVAASAEGHAVDRFRGEAGCSAKEIAVVAPDNDSVGDSSTQCSDVIDDDNEEKEESGAGGWIMNPLVSSTIVQQHQAFATTSGDVILPNPDPSNFGDISVENSTGVRVGNKTIYKCPVTINQFVYTNPTPNPNQDQDAIELISPSDDISDLSTSQDNETPNKSIFLQNTELNKVTQWLWTWKRAVLSCVITLILLAVVVPISVHQTASVSPEIPTSSLEDPDKVSPLSGYYKVVCYFTNWAWYRRGIGRYLPEHIDHTLCTHIVYGFAVLDYSELAIMANDSWADYDNRFYERVVAYKKRGLKVLLALGGWNDSAGDKYSRLVNSPSARKKFINHAIQFIEKYGFDGLDLDWEYPVCWQANCNKGPDSDKESFAAILRELSAEFKPKGLLLSAAVSPDMQVIDKGYDVPALAKYLDWITVMASDYHGEWDKRTGHVAPLYYHPDDEMYYDEMYYLNANYSINYWISKGAPPRSIVMGTPLYGRSFSLAASSVHGLNAPTYDGGEAGEATNETGFLSYYEICERTLKKGWTVVQDKDRRIGPYAYKGLQWVSFDDAQQIKLKAELIKKLGLGGGSVWALDLDDFNNRCGCEPSPLLRTMNRVLRNYPKGPLCPITEGVDKEVLTDSYTYIQSACSRATRYTDPYVFG, from the exons ATGGTGCGTACTGTTGCGGCGTCTGCCGAAGGTCATGCGGTCGACAGGTTTCGCGGTGAGGCTGGATGTTCGGCGAAGGAAATCGCGGTCGTAGCTCCGGACAATGATAGCGTTGGAGATTCCTCTACGCAGTGCAGTGACGTTATAGATGACGACAATGAAGAAAAGGAGGAAAGCGGCGCCGGCGGCTGGATCATGAATCCGCTGGTATCGTCGACCATCGTTCAGCAGCACCAAGCGTTTGCCACCACAAGTGGCGATGTCATCCTACCGAATCCCGATCCGTCGAACTTCGGCGACATTTCCGTGGAGAACTCGACAGGAGTGCGTGTGGGTAATAAGACCATCTACAAATGTCCGGTTACCATAAACCAATTCGTATACACGAATCCTACTCCGAATCCGAATCAGGATCAGGATGCCATTGAACTTATCAGCCCCTCCGACGATATCTCGGATTTGTCGACGAGTCAGGACAACGAAACTccaaataaatcaatttttctacaaaatactGAATTAAATAAAG tGACGCAATGGCTCTGGACGTGGAAACGTGCGGTTTTATCGTGCGTTATAACTTTAATACTTCTAGCTGTTGTAGTACCTATATCGGTTCACCAGACCGCATCGGTCTCCCCGGAAATTCCAACCTCATCGCTCGAGG ATCCCGACAAGGTATCCCCGTTATCCGGCTACTACAAGGTTGTGTGCTACTTCACAAATTGGGCCTGGTACCGTCGTGGAATCGGCCGTTATTTGCCGGAACACATCGATCACACTCTTTGCACGCATATCGTGTACGGCTTCGCAGTGCTAGATTATTCCGAGCTGGCGATTATGGCGAACGACTCCTGGGCGGACTACGACAATCGTTTCTACGAGCGGGTGGTAGCGTATAAAAAGCGGGGTCTTAAGGTGCTCCTCGCGCTGGGCGGATGGAATGACTCCGCCGGCGACAAGTACAGCCGATTGGTGAATAGTCCATCCGCTAGGAAGAAATTCATCAATCATGCCATTCAGTTTATCGAAAAATACGGTTTTGATGGATTGGACTTGGATTGGGAGTATCCTGTTTGCTGGCAG GCAAATTGCAACAAGGGTCCAGATTCGGATAAAGAGAGCTTTGCAGCTATATTGCGGGAATTAAGCGCTGAATTCAAGCCAAAAGGATTGCTTCTCTCGGCAGCGGTCTCGCCGGACATGCAGGTGATTGACAAGGGCTACGACGTCCCGGCGTTGGCCAAGTATTTGGACTGGATCACCGTCATGGCGTCTGACTATCACGGAGAATGGGACAAACGTACCGGTCATGTTGCGCCTTTATATTATCATCCGGACGATGAGATGTACTACGATGAGATGTACTACTTGAACGCTAACTATTCGATCAACTATTGGATCTCGAAGGGTGCACCACCCAGGAGCATTGTTATGGGCACCCCATTGTACGGCCGATCATTTTCACTTGCGGCGAGTAGCGTACACGGATTAAACGCGCCAACCTATGACGGCGGCGAAGCTGGAGAGGCGACCAATGAAACAGGCTTCTTGTCATATTACGAG ATATGTGAAAGAACGTTGAAGAAGGGATGGACAGTCGTTCAGGATAAAGACAGAAGAATCGGCCCTTATGCCTACAAAGGTCTTCAGTGGGTGAGCTTCGACGACGCTCAACAAATTAAACTGAAGGCAGAACTGATCAAGAAACTTGGTCTTGGCGGTGGTAGTGTTTGGGCCTTAGATCTGGACGACTTCAACAATAGATGCGGCTGCGAGCCTAGTCCGCTATTGAGAACAATGAATCGAGTTTTGAGAAATTATCCGAAGGGCCCGCTGTGTCCCATTACAGAAG gcgtcgataaagaagtgctcaccgattcttacacatacatacagagcGCCTGCTCTAGGGCTACCCGTTATACTGATCCGTATGTTTTTGGCTGA